In Anthocerotibacter panamensis C109, the sequence ACTGCGGTCATGGTGCAAGCACCGCACAGGCGACTGTGAGCGCCTCCCGGTAGTAGGGGTCAGTGTGGCTGGGAGTCTGGAGTTCTTGGGCCAGTAGCTCATCCAGACGTAGCCTGCGCAGGGAAGCCACATGCTCAAAGGAGCAGCGGTCCCCTTCTTCCAGTTGCATCTGCACACAATCCTTGATGATGCCGGATTGCAGCGTCAGATACTTGCCTTCGGAGAGGTCGAGCCGGGTCGAGAGCAGGTCTCCCGGTTGGGCGTCGGGGCGGAGGGTTGGGTGCCACATGACTTCCACGGGTCCAGCGGCAGACGCAAAGAATACGGTCAGGTTTTCGGGCTCGTACTTCTGGAACTGCCAACCCAACCGACTGGCGAGCCACCCGATAAACAGGAGCGGTTGGGCTAGGTTTCCAGGGGGTGTTAAATCGGTGGTAGGAGTAGCGTACTCTAGTTCCAGCCGCTGAATTTGATTCAGTTTTGCCAGCCGCGCAACGTCGTCAAAGGTCCGGGCGGTGAGTTCGCGCCAAGGCAATAAGCGCCACCAGTTGAGGTCCCCCAGGGATATAGAGCGGTCTTTGAGTTGGTCCAGCACCAGC encodes:
- a CDS encoding glucose-6-phosphate dehydrogenase assembly protein OpcA, which codes for MTSETVPVVALREPKQVPVNQVDQELNRIWATQEDGQVSTRASTFNFVVYTSSQTPSPEDTIGAIAVQYPCRTLSIEETPTAPEGVVVTEVTAYCPMVSGGQHASICCEYVSLRAKDEALRGLYTTVLPLLLPDLPTYLWWRGSLALDDPLFSNLHALAERLIVDSGTAAAAADLLVLDQLKDRSISLGDLNWWRLLPWRELTARTFDDVARLAKLNQIQRLELEYATPTTDLTPPGNLAQPLLFIGWLASRLGWQFQKYEPENLTVFFASAAGPVEVMWHPTLRPDAQPGDLLSTRLDLSEGKYLTLQSGIIKDCVQMQLEEGDRCSFEHVASLRRLRLDELLAQELQTPSHTDPYYREALTVACAVLAP